In the genome of Drosophila yakuba strain Tai18E2 chromosome 3R, Prin_Dyak_Tai18E2_2.1, whole genome shotgun sequence, one region contains:
- the LOC6535844 gene encoding heterogeneous nuclear ribonucleoprotein Q isoform X4 — protein MNKFVSHNLGRDSYRTFSPEMYSSLSSPLGPHGTEMAEGNGELLDDINQKADDRGDGERTEDYPKLLEYGLDKKVAGKLDEIYKTGKLAHAELDERALDALKEFPVDGALNVLGQFLESNLEHVSNKSAYLCGVMKTYRQKSRASQQGVAAPAAVKGPDEDKIKKILERTGYTLDVTTGQRKYGGPPPHWEGNVPGNGCEVFCGKIPKDMYEDELIPLFENCGIIWDLRLMMDPMTGTNRGYAFVTFTNREAAVNAVRQLDNHEIKPGKCLKINISVPNLRLFVGNIPKSKGKDEILEEFGKLTAGLYEVIIYSSPDDKKKNRGFCFLEYESHKAASLAKRRLGTGRIKVWGCDIIVDWADPQEEPDEQTMSKVKVLYVRNLTQDVSEDKLKEQFEQYGKVERVKKIKDYAFIHFEDRDSAVEAMRGLNGKEIGASNIEVSLAKPPSDKKKKEEILRARERRMMQMMQTRPGIVGFETLSPYRNLSPTHPSMMSLTPMRLQGARMPLRTPIPREYDYDYDYFGFSDYRQGLFANESYYEDLYRSYDGDYNYYDYPNGGGGGSGGGGSVSGGTVVPLSAGGSQNSPLASGQRSARGSASGPSGSSSIMGVGRGHGITVPRGRVVGQRGSISRLGAQTAPQAAAAAAAAGQAAAAVAQRGATGQGAPAATGGVRGVVPTRPSARGTQHVKPLQNLPVVGKRKFDGGHQNPADVKRRYPSGLIGNGGSWGSLPLPQQPLGTNGEQWYMDTFSAWS, from the exons AAATGGCGGAAGGTAATGGCGAACTGTTAGATGACATTAACCAGAAAGCCGATGACCGTGGCGATGGCGAGCGTACAGAGGACTATCCCAAGCTACTGGAATACGGTCTTGACAAGAAG GTCGCCGGCAAACTGGATGAGATCTACAAAACCGGCAAGTTGGCTCACGCCGAGCTGGACGAGCGCGCCCTGGACGCGCTCAAGGAGTTTCCCGTCGATGGTGCCTTGAATGTGTTGGGACAGTTCCTGGAATCGAACCTGGAGCACGTGTCAAACAAGTCCGCCTACCTATGTGGCGTGATGAAGACGTACCGCCAGAAGAGTCGAGCCAGCCAGCAGGGCGTGGCCGCGCCCGCAGCTGTCAAAGGTCCTGACGAGGACAAGATCAAGAAAATCCTCGAGCGCACCGGCTACACATTAGATGTGACGACAG GTCAGCGTAAATACGGAGGACCGCCTCCGCATTGGGAGGGTAATGTGCCAGGCAACGGTTGCGAGGTTTTCTGCGGCAAGATACCCAAGGACATGTACGAGGACGAACTGATTCCGCTCTTCGAGAACTGCGGCATTATCTGGGACCTACGCCTCATGATGGACCCGATGACGGGCACAAATCGTGGTTATGCATTTGTCACATTCACAAATCGCGAAGCGGCCGTCAATGCAGTGCGACAG CTCGATAATCACGAAATAAAACCCGGCAAGtgtctaaaaataaatataagcgTACCGAATCTGCGCCTTTTCGTAGGCAATATTCCCAAGTCAAAGGGCAAAGATGAAATTTTAGAGGAATTTGGTAAACTTACAG CTGGCCTATACGAGGTAATCATATACAGTTCGCCAGATGATAAGAAAAAGAATCGCGGTTTTTGCTTTCTTGAATACGAGTCACACAAGGCGGCATCTTTGGCCAAACGAAGACTTGGCACAGGAAGAATTAAG GTTTGGGGATGTGATATAATAGTCGACTGGGCCGATCCACAGGAGGAGCCGGATGAGCAAACTATGTCCAAAGTTAAAGTTCTTTATGTGCGAAATCTTACCCAGGACGTCTCAGAGGATAAACTAAAG GAACAATTTGAGCAATACGGAAAGGTGGAACGCGTTAAGAAAATCAAAGACTATGCCTTTATACACTTTGAGGATCGTGATAGCGCCGTCGAAGCTATGCGTGGCCTTAATGGCAAGGAGATCGGCGCCTCGAATATTGAG GTCTCTCTAGCCAAACCTCCTTcagacaaaaagaaaaaggaggaaattctgCGTGCTCGCGAGCGCCGAATGATGCAAATGATGCAAACGCGTCCCGGGATCGTGGG ATTTGAAACCTTGTCTCCATACAGAAACCTGTCGCCGACACATCCTAGCATGATGTCCTTGACGCCCATGCGCCTCCAAGGGGCGCGCATGCCGCTGCGTACGCCGATACCCCGCGAATACG ACTACGATTACGACTATTTCGGGTTCTCGGACTACCGCCAAGGGCTCTTTGCCAATGAGTCCTACTACGAGGACCTGTACCGCTCGTATGATGGGGATTACAACTACTATGATTACCCGAACGGTGGAGGAGGGGGCAGCGGGGGAGGAGGGAGTGTGTCCGGCGGTACGGTGGTTCCGCTCTCGGCCGGCGGCTCCCAGAATTCACCGCTGGCTAGTGGACAGCGATCGGCCAGAGGATCGGCCAGTGGTCCCAGTGGTTCCTCGAGCATTATG GGAGTTGGTCGTGGGCATGGAATCACAGTGCCGCGTGGCAGAGTCGTTGGCCAACGTGGCAGCATCAGTCGTCTGGGGGCCCAAACAGCGCCAcaggcggcggcagcggcagcggcggcgggacaggcggcggcggcggtaGCTCAGCGGGGGGCCACCGGTCAGGGGGCGCCGGCAGCAACCGGGGGGGTCCGTGGGGTGGTGCCAACGCGTCCCAGCGCTCGTGGCACCCAGCACGTCAAGCCGCTACAAAATTTACCAG TAGTCGGTAAACGTAAGTTCGATGGAGGTCACCAAAATCCGGCAGATGTTAAGCGACGTTACCCGAGCGGTTTAATAGGAAATGGCGGCAGTTGGGGCAGTTTACCGCTACCACAGCAACCTTTAGGCACCAATGGTGAACAGTGGTACATGGATACGTTTTCGGCATGGAGTTAA
- the LOC6535844 gene encoding heterogeneous nuclear ribonucleoprotein Q isoform X10, whose protein sequence is MNKFVSHNLGRDSYRTFSPEMYSSLSSPLGPHGTEMAEGNGELLDDINQKADDRGDGERTEDYPKLLEYGLDKKVAGKLDEIYKTGKLAHAELDERALDALKEFPVDGALNVLGQFLESNLEHVSNKSAYLCGVMKTYRQKSRASQQGVAAPAAVKGPDEDKIKKILERTGYTLDVTTGQRKYGGPPPHWEGNVPGNGCEVFCGKIPKDMYEDELIPLFENCGIIWDLRLMMDPMTGTNRGYAFVTFTNREAAVNAVRQLNDFEIRKGKKIGVTISFNNHRLFVGNIPKNRDRDELIEEFSKHAPGLYEVIIYSSPDDKKKNRGFCFLEYESHKAASLAKRRLGTGRIKVWGCDIIVDWADPQEEPDEQTMSKVKVLYVRNLTQDVSEDKLKEQFEQYGKVERVKKIKDYAFIHFEDRDSAVEAMRGLNGKEIGASNIEVSLAKPPSDKKKKEEILRARERRMMQMMQTRPGIVGNLSPTHPSMMSLTPMRLQGARMPLRTPIPREYDYDYDYFGFSDYRQGLFANESYYEDLYRSYDGDYNYYDYPNGGGGGSGGGGSVSGGTVVPLSAGGSQNSPLASGQRSARGSASGPSGSSSIMGVGRGHGITVPRGRVVGQRGSISRLGAQTAPQAAAAAAAAGQAAAAVAQRGATGQGAPAATGGVRGVVPTRPSARGTQHVKPLQNLPAGAALKTFMEGN, encoded by the exons AAATGGCGGAAGGTAATGGCGAACTGTTAGATGACATTAACCAGAAAGCCGATGACCGTGGCGATGGCGAGCGTACAGAGGACTATCCCAAGCTACTGGAATACGGTCTTGACAAGAAG GTCGCCGGCAAACTGGATGAGATCTACAAAACCGGCAAGTTGGCTCACGCCGAGCTGGACGAGCGCGCCCTGGACGCGCTCAAGGAGTTTCCCGTCGATGGTGCCTTGAATGTGTTGGGACAGTTCCTGGAATCGAACCTGGAGCACGTGTCAAACAAGTCCGCCTACCTATGTGGCGTGATGAAGACGTACCGCCAGAAGAGTCGAGCCAGCCAGCAGGGCGTGGCCGCGCCCGCAGCTGTCAAAGGTCCTGACGAGGACAAGATCAAGAAAATCCTCGAGCGCACCGGCTACACATTAGATGTGACGACAG GTCAGCGTAAATACGGAGGACCGCCTCCGCATTGGGAGGGTAATGTGCCAGGCAACGGTTGCGAGGTTTTCTGCGGCAAGATACCCAAGGACATGTACGAGGACGAACTGATTCCGCTCTTCGAGAACTGCGGCATTATCTGGGACCTACGCCTCATGATGGACCCGATGACGGGCACAAATCGTGGTTATGCATTTGTCACATTCACAAATCGCGAAGCGGCCGTCAATGCAGTGCGACAG CtaaatgattttgaaattcGGAAAGGCAAAAAGATTGGTGTTACGATATCATTTAACAATCACCGGCTTTTTGTCGGCAATATACCTAAGAATAGAGATCGCGACGAATTAATTGAGGAATTTTCAAAACATGCAC CTGGCCTATACGAGGTAATCATATACAGTTCGCCAGATGATAAGAAAAAGAATCGCGGTTTTTGCTTTCTTGAATACGAGTCACACAAGGCGGCATCTTTGGCCAAACGAAGACTTGGCACAGGAAGAATTAAG GTTTGGGGATGTGATATAATAGTCGACTGGGCCGATCCACAGGAGGAGCCGGATGAGCAAACTATGTCCAAAGTTAAAGTTCTTTATGTGCGAAATCTTACCCAGGACGTCTCAGAGGATAAACTAAAG GAACAATTTGAGCAATACGGAAAGGTGGAACGCGTTAAGAAAATCAAAGACTATGCCTTTATACACTTTGAGGATCGTGATAGCGCCGTCGAAGCTATGCGTGGCCTTAATGGCAAGGAGATCGGCGCCTCGAATATTGAG GTCTCTCTAGCCAAACCTCCTTcagacaaaaagaaaaaggaggaaattctgCGTGCTCGCGAGCGCCGAATGATGCAAATGATGCAAACGCGTCCCGGGATCGTGGG AAACCTGTCGCCGACACATCCTAGCATGATGTCCTTGACGCCCATGCGCCTCCAAGGGGCGCGCATGCCGCTGCGTACGCCGATACCCCGCGAATACG ACTACGATTACGACTATTTCGGGTTCTCGGACTACCGCCAAGGGCTCTTTGCCAATGAGTCCTACTACGAGGACCTGTACCGCTCGTATGATGGGGATTACAACTACTATGATTACCCGAACGGTGGAGGAGGGGGCAGCGGGGGAGGAGGGAGTGTGTCCGGCGGTACGGTGGTTCCGCTCTCGGCCGGCGGCTCCCAGAATTCACCGCTGGCTAGTGGACAGCGATCGGCCAGAGGATCGGCCAGTGGTCCCAGTGGTTCCTCGAGCATTATG GGAGTTGGTCGTGGGCATGGAATCACAGTGCCGCGTGGCAGAGTCGTTGGCCAACGTGGCAGCATCAGTCGTCTGGGGGCCCAAACAGCGCCAcaggcggcggcagcggcagcggcggcgggacaggcggcggcggcggtaGCTCAGCGGGGGGCCACCGGTCAGGGGGCGCCGGCAGCAACCGGGGGGGTCCGTGGGGTGGTGCCAACGCGTCCCAGCGCTCGTGGCACCCAGCACGTCAAGCCGCTACAAAATTTACCAG CTGGAGCTGCACTCAAGACATTCATGGAGGGTAATTAA
- the LOC6535844 gene encoding heterogeneous nuclear ribonucleoprotein Q isoform X12 produces the protein MNKFVSHNLGRDSYRTFSPEMYSSLSSPLGPHGTEMAEGNGELLDDINQKADDRGDGERTEDYPKLLEYGLDKKVAGKLDEIYKTGKLAHAELDERALDALKEFPVDGALNVLGQFLESNLEHVSNKSAYLCGVMKTYRQKSRASQQGVAAPAAVKGPDEDKIKKILERTGYTLDVTTGQRKYGGPPPHWEGNVPGNGCEVFCGKIPKDMYEDELIPLFENCGIIWDLRLMMDPMTGTNRGYAFVTFTNREAAVNAVRQLDNHEIKPGKCLKINISVPNLRLFVGNIPKSKGKDEILEEFGKLTAGLYEVIIYSSPDDKKKNRGFCFLEYESHKAASLAKRRLGTGRIKVWGCDIIVDWADPQEEPDEQTMSKVKVLYVRNLTQDVSEDKLKEQFEQYGKVERVKKIKDYAFIHFEDRDSAVEAMRGLNGKEIGASNIEVSLAKPPSDKKKKEEILRARERRMMQMMQTRPGIVGNLSPTHPSMMSLTPMRLQGARMPLRTPIPREYDYDYDYFGFSDYRQGLFANESYYEDLYRSYDGDYNYYDYPNGGGGGSGGGGSVSGGTVVPLSAGGSQNSPLASGQRSARGSASGPSGSSSIMLELHSRHSWRVIKRSSSTTSSVSDKSRSPVKKRKVHRSSHSKTKSHKSKKHTHKSKSSRPEKEKKSKRKSE, from the exons AAATGGCGGAAGGTAATGGCGAACTGTTAGATGACATTAACCAGAAAGCCGATGACCGTGGCGATGGCGAGCGTACAGAGGACTATCCCAAGCTACTGGAATACGGTCTTGACAAGAAG GTCGCCGGCAAACTGGATGAGATCTACAAAACCGGCAAGTTGGCTCACGCCGAGCTGGACGAGCGCGCCCTGGACGCGCTCAAGGAGTTTCCCGTCGATGGTGCCTTGAATGTGTTGGGACAGTTCCTGGAATCGAACCTGGAGCACGTGTCAAACAAGTCCGCCTACCTATGTGGCGTGATGAAGACGTACCGCCAGAAGAGTCGAGCCAGCCAGCAGGGCGTGGCCGCGCCCGCAGCTGTCAAAGGTCCTGACGAGGACAAGATCAAGAAAATCCTCGAGCGCACCGGCTACACATTAGATGTGACGACAG GTCAGCGTAAATACGGAGGACCGCCTCCGCATTGGGAGGGTAATGTGCCAGGCAACGGTTGCGAGGTTTTCTGCGGCAAGATACCCAAGGACATGTACGAGGACGAACTGATTCCGCTCTTCGAGAACTGCGGCATTATCTGGGACCTACGCCTCATGATGGACCCGATGACGGGCACAAATCGTGGTTATGCATTTGTCACATTCACAAATCGCGAAGCGGCCGTCAATGCAGTGCGACAG CTCGATAATCACGAAATAAAACCCGGCAAGtgtctaaaaataaatataagcgTACCGAATCTGCGCCTTTTCGTAGGCAATATTCCCAAGTCAAAGGGCAAAGATGAAATTTTAGAGGAATTTGGTAAACTTACAG CTGGCCTATACGAGGTAATCATATACAGTTCGCCAGATGATAAGAAAAAGAATCGCGGTTTTTGCTTTCTTGAATACGAGTCACACAAGGCGGCATCTTTGGCCAAACGAAGACTTGGCACAGGAAGAATTAAG GTTTGGGGATGTGATATAATAGTCGACTGGGCCGATCCACAGGAGGAGCCGGATGAGCAAACTATGTCCAAAGTTAAAGTTCTTTATGTGCGAAATCTTACCCAGGACGTCTCAGAGGATAAACTAAAG GAACAATTTGAGCAATACGGAAAGGTGGAACGCGTTAAGAAAATCAAAGACTATGCCTTTATACACTTTGAGGATCGTGATAGCGCCGTCGAAGCTATGCGTGGCCTTAATGGCAAGGAGATCGGCGCCTCGAATATTGAG GTCTCTCTAGCCAAACCTCCTTcagacaaaaagaaaaaggaggaaattctgCGTGCTCGCGAGCGCCGAATGATGCAAATGATGCAAACGCGTCCCGGGATCGTGGG AAACCTGTCGCCGACACATCCTAGCATGATGTCCTTGACGCCCATGCGCCTCCAAGGGGCGCGCATGCCGCTGCGTACGCCGATACCCCGCGAATACG ACTACGATTACGACTATTTCGGGTTCTCGGACTACCGCCAAGGGCTCTTTGCCAATGAGTCCTACTACGAGGACCTGTACCGCTCGTATGATGGGGATTACAACTACTATGATTACCCGAACGGTGGAGGAGGGGGCAGCGGGGGAGGAGGGAGTGTGTCCGGCGGTACGGTGGTTCCGCTCTCGGCCGGCGGCTCCCAGAATTCACCGCTGGCTAGTGGACAGCGATCGGCCAGAGGATCGGCCAGTGGTCCCAGTGGTTCCTCGAGCATTATG CTGGAGCTGCACTCAAGACATTCATGGAGGGTAATTAAGCGTAGCTCATCGACCACCTCCTCGGTCAGCGACAAGAGTCGCTCTCCGGTGAAGAAGCGTAAAGTCCATAGGTCCTCACATAGCAAAACCAAGTCACACAAGTCCAAGAAGCATACTCACAAGTCCAAGTCGTCTCGGcccgaaaaagaaaagaaatccaAGCGGAAGTCCGAATAA
- the LOC6535844 gene encoding heterogeneous nuclear ribonucleoprotein R isoform X17: MNKFVSHNLGRDSYRTFSPEMYSSLSSPLGPHGTEMAEGNGELLDDINQKADDRGDGERTEDYPKLLEYGLDKKVAGKLDEIYKTGKLAHAELDERALDALKEFPVDGALNVLGQFLESNLEHVSNKSAYLCGVMKTYRQKSRASQQGVAAPAAVKGPDEDKIKKILERTGYTLDVTTGQRKYGGPPPHWEGNVPGNGCEVFCGKIPKDMYEDELIPLFENCGIIWDLRLMMDPMTGTNRGYAFVTFTNREAAVNAVRQLDNHEIKPGKCLKINISVPNLRLFVGNIPKSKGKDEILEEFGKLTAGLYEVIIYSSPDDKKKNRGFCFLEYESHKAASLAKRRLGTGRIKVWGCDIIVDWADPQEEPDEQTMSKVKVLYVRNLTQDVSEDKLKEQFEQYGKVERVKKIKDYAFIHFEDRDSAVEAMRGLNGKEIGASNIEVSLAKPPSDKKKKEEILRARERRMMQMMQTRPGIVGNLSPTHPSMMSLTPMRLQGARMPLRTPIPREYGSWSWAWNHSAAWQSRWPTWQHQSSGGPNSATGGGSGSGGGTGGGGGSSAGGHRSGGAGSNRGGPWGGANASQRSWHPARQAATKFTSWSCTQDIHGG; the protein is encoded by the exons AAATGGCGGAAGGTAATGGCGAACTGTTAGATGACATTAACCAGAAAGCCGATGACCGTGGCGATGGCGAGCGTACAGAGGACTATCCCAAGCTACTGGAATACGGTCTTGACAAGAAG GTCGCCGGCAAACTGGATGAGATCTACAAAACCGGCAAGTTGGCTCACGCCGAGCTGGACGAGCGCGCCCTGGACGCGCTCAAGGAGTTTCCCGTCGATGGTGCCTTGAATGTGTTGGGACAGTTCCTGGAATCGAACCTGGAGCACGTGTCAAACAAGTCCGCCTACCTATGTGGCGTGATGAAGACGTACCGCCAGAAGAGTCGAGCCAGCCAGCAGGGCGTGGCCGCGCCCGCAGCTGTCAAAGGTCCTGACGAGGACAAGATCAAGAAAATCCTCGAGCGCACCGGCTACACATTAGATGTGACGACAG GTCAGCGTAAATACGGAGGACCGCCTCCGCATTGGGAGGGTAATGTGCCAGGCAACGGTTGCGAGGTTTTCTGCGGCAAGATACCCAAGGACATGTACGAGGACGAACTGATTCCGCTCTTCGAGAACTGCGGCATTATCTGGGACCTACGCCTCATGATGGACCCGATGACGGGCACAAATCGTGGTTATGCATTTGTCACATTCACAAATCGCGAAGCGGCCGTCAATGCAGTGCGACAG CTCGATAATCACGAAATAAAACCCGGCAAGtgtctaaaaataaatataagcgTACCGAATCTGCGCCTTTTCGTAGGCAATATTCCCAAGTCAAAGGGCAAAGATGAAATTTTAGAGGAATTTGGTAAACTTACAG CTGGCCTATACGAGGTAATCATATACAGTTCGCCAGATGATAAGAAAAAGAATCGCGGTTTTTGCTTTCTTGAATACGAGTCACACAAGGCGGCATCTTTGGCCAAACGAAGACTTGGCACAGGAAGAATTAAG GTTTGGGGATGTGATATAATAGTCGACTGGGCCGATCCACAGGAGGAGCCGGATGAGCAAACTATGTCCAAAGTTAAAGTTCTTTATGTGCGAAATCTTACCCAGGACGTCTCAGAGGATAAACTAAAG GAACAATTTGAGCAATACGGAAAGGTGGAACGCGTTAAGAAAATCAAAGACTATGCCTTTATACACTTTGAGGATCGTGATAGCGCCGTCGAAGCTATGCGTGGCCTTAATGGCAAGGAGATCGGCGCCTCGAATATTGAG GTCTCTCTAGCCAAACCTCCTTcagacaaaaagaaaaaggaggaaattctgCGTGCTCGCGAGCGCCGAATGATGCAAATGATGCAAACGCGTCCCGGGATCGTGGG AAACCTGTCGCCGACACATCCTAGCATGATGTCCTTGACGCCCATGCGCCTCCAAGGGGCGCGCATGCCGCTGCGTACGCCGATACCCCGCGAATACG GGAGTTGGTCGTGGGCATGGAATCACAGTGCCGCGTGGCAGAGTCGTTGGCCAACGTGGCAGCATCAGTCGTCTGGGGGCCCAAACAGCGCCAcaggcggcggcagcggcagcggcggcgggacaggcggcggcggcggtaGCTCAGCGGGGGGCCACCGGTCAGGGGGCGCCGGCAGCAACCGGGGGGGTCCGTGGGGTGGTGCCAACGCGTCCCAGCGCTCGTGGCACCCAGCACGTCAAGCCGCTACAAAATTTACCAG CTGGAGCTGCACTCAAGACATTCATGGAGGGTAA
- the LOC6535844 gene encoding heterogeneous nuclear ribonucleoprotein R isoform X23 codes for MNKFVSHNLGRDSYRTFSPEMYSSLSSPLGPHGTEMAEGNGELLDDINQKADDRGDGERTEDYPKLLEYGLDKKVAGKLDEIYKTGKLAHAELDERALDALKEFPVDGALNVLGQFLESNLEHVSNKSAYLCGVMKTYRQKSRASQQGVAAPAAVKGPDEDKIKKILERTGYTLDVTTGQRKYGGPPPHWEGNVPGNGCEVFCGKIPKDMYEDELIPLFENCGIIWDLRLMMDPMTGTNRGYAFVTFTNREAAVNAVRQLDNHEIKPGKCLKINISVPNLRLFVGNIPKSKGKDEILEEFGKLTAGLYEVIIYSSPDDKKKNRGFCFLEYESHKAASLAKRRLGTGRIKVWGCDIIVDWADPQEEPDEQTMSKVKVLYVRNLTQDVSEDKLKEQFEQYGKVERVKKIKDYAFIHFEDRDSAVEAMRGLNGKEIGASNIEVSLAKPPSDKKKKEEILRARERRMMQMMQTRPGIVGNLSPTHPSMMSLTPMRLQGARMPLRTPIPREYVVGKRKFDGGHQNPADVKRRYPSGLIGNGGSWGSLPLPQQPLGTNGEQWYMDTFSAWS; via the exons AAATGGCGGAAGGTAATGGCGAACTGTTAGATGACATTAACCAGAAAGCCGATGACCGTGGCGATGGCGAGCGTACAGAGGACTATCCCAAGCTACTGGAATACGGTCTTGACAAGAAG GTCGCCGGCAAACTGGATGAGATCTACAAAACCGGCAAGTTGGCTCACGCCGAGCTGGACGAGCGCGCCCTGGACGCGCTCAAGGAGTTTCCCGTCGATGGTGCCTTGAATGTGTTGGGACAGTTCCTGGAATCGAACCTGGAGCACGTGTCAAACAAGTCCGCCTACCTATGTGGCGTGATGAAGACGTACCGCCAGAAGAGTCGAGCCAGCCAGCAGGGCGTGGCCGCGCCCGCAGCTGTCAAAGGTCCTGACGAGGACAAGATCAAGAAAATCCTCGAGCGCACCGGCTACACATTAGATGTGACGACAG GTCAGCGTAAATACGGAGGACCGCCTCCGCATTGGGAGGGTAATGTGCCAGGCAACGGTTGCGAGGTTTTCTGCGGCAAGATACCCAAGGACATGTACGAGGACGAACTGATTCCGCTCTTCGAGAACTGCGGCATTATCTGGGACCTACGCCTCATGATGGACCCGATGACGGGCACAAATCGTGGTTATGCATTTGTCACATTCACAAATCGCGAAGCGGCCGTCAATGCAGTGCGACAG CTCGATAATCACGAAATAAAACCCGGCAAGtgtctaaaaataaatataagcgTACCGAATCTGCGCCTTTTCGTAGGCAATATTCCCAAGTCAAAGGGCAAAGATGAAATTTTAGAGGAATTTGGTAAACTTACAG CTGGCCTATACGAGGTAATCATATACAGTTCGCCAGATGATAAGAAAAAGAATCGCGGTTTTTGCTTTCTTGAATACGAGTCACACAAGGCGGCATCTTTGGCCAAACGAAGACTTGGCACAGGAAGAATTAAG GTTTGGGGATGTGATATAATAGTCGACTGGGCCGATCCACAGGAGGAGCCGGATGAGCAAACTATGTCCAAAGTTAAAGTTCTTTATGTGCGAAATCTTACCCAGGACGTCTCAGAGGATAAACTAAAG GAACAATTTGAGCAATACGGAAAGGTGGAACGCGTTAAGAAAATCAAAGACTATGCCTTTATACACTTTGAGGATCGTGATAGCGCCGTCGAAGCTATGCGTGGCCTTAATGGCAAGGAGATCGGCGCCTCGAATATTGAG GTCTCTCTAGCCAAACCTCCTTcagacaaaaagaaaaaggaggaaattctgCGTGCTCGCGAGCGCCGAATGATGCAAATGATGCAAACGCGTCCCGGGATCGTGGG AAACCTGTCGCCGACACATCCTAGCATGATGTCCTTGACGCCCATGCGCCTCCAAGGGGCGCGCATGCCGCTGCGTACGCCGATACCCCGCGAATACG TAGTCGGTAAACGTAAGTTCGATGGAGGTCACCAAAATCCGGCAGATGTTAAGCGACGTTACCCGAGCGGTTTAATAGGAAATGGCGGCAGTTGGGGCAGTTTACCGCTACCACAGCAACCTTTAGGCACCAATGGTGAACAGTGGTACATGGATACGTTTTCGGCATGGAGTTAA